In Montipora capricornis isolate CH-2021 chromosome 4, ASM3666992v2, whole genome shotgun sequence, a single genomic region encodes these proteins:
- the LOC138047018 gene encoding uncharacterized protein: protein MDVVESKCHTPFCRKDCQTVHHGLIRALCIERNRKESKPRLSSAGNSHVILRQCVQLYEDNGWNRNSSVPDDLPDLRKPLVYLTCAFGKHRVLETLLSMNFDPSVVTKDGENGLHGLVNHFYRVGNMKQCGGFMVIDKRLEVFEKVVRTLSTRDPNVFSAKENRNGRTPLHVVALSVVSCSNGDARVDGRCDPLKKTRYFQRCLEVMVGHLLELKSNSLITLSQLSNAIMAQDNDGNTIIHILAKSSCVPSWESIGKVLKDFPDSELPLMKNKESKTAFDLLSSLNMEVARKLFFPEGYHEGRVDESITDTGTKFSPLNSELPHSPVAFSSPVTTSAPRPEVAVKAVWSQAKQVQECPQRGAQLGLCPKSLESVVLSLHTAAKRSNCMGTPTSSNHHDGISVDVVAYDGQLDSFVTTSNEFPAQNICENLASQEFLNDEPYPVFLPNISESEADCTNSSTCGVTKQEVDLTFPPCCVSSPSQNSLEVENHVPLAAPDSETREFHSEECSASCSMSNGHSGPESMGESISEKHLDNPEEEKLGRKNAKGSSAGDSAFFDFLLTQGSEFNPSMKVQIVELIKSEFGKKMANFNTEIFKTEMEKRRLEAEIRNSKVTLQQKEEEKLRLFAEIEDLQRNIEQATEQHKVLVQKCSRLKEESIAVKRKISSCEDVERELCGSPSKSSK, encoded by the exons ATGGACGTCGTCGAATCGAAGTGTCACACACCTTTCTGTCGAAAAGATTGCCAAACTGTTCATCATGGTTTGATCAGAGCTTTGTGTATTGAGAGAAACAGAAAGGAGTCTAAGCCTCGTTTATCCTCAGCTGGCAATTCACACGTCATTCTCAGGCAGTGCGTTCAGTTATACGAGGACAATGGATGGAATCGAAATAGCAGCGTTCCCGACGATCTACCAGATTTGCGCAAACCTTTGGTGTATTTAACGTGCGCATTTGGAAAGCATAGAGTGTTAGAAACTCTACTAAGCATGAATTTTGATCCCTCAGTCGTGACAAAAGATGGGGAAAATGGCTTACACGGGCTCGTAAACCACTTCTATCGAGTGGGAAATATGAAACAATGTGGTGGTTTTATGGTCATCGACAAAAGACTAGAAGTCTTCGAAAAGGTTGTGAGAACACTGAGTACCCGAGATCCGAATGTGTTCTCTGCGAAAGAGAACAGAAATGGGCGAACTCCGCTTCACGTAGTTGCGTTGAGTGTCGTGTCCTGTTCAAATGGAGACGCTCGCGTCGATGGACGTTGTGATCCCCTGAAAAAAACGAGATATTTTCAGCGATGCCTAGAGGTTATGGTGGGTCACTTACTTGAACTAAAAAGCAATTCGTTGATTACTCTTTCCCAGCTTTCAAATGCAATTATGGCGCAGGACAATGATGGAAACACGATCATTCATATTCTTGCGAAAAGCTCATGTGTGCCTTCTTGGGAGTCCATAGGAAAAGTCTTAAAAGACTTTCCCGATAGCGAGTTACCACTAATGAAAAATAAGGAGTCAAAAACTGCTTTCGATTTACTATCAAGCTTGAACATGGAGGTTGCAAGGAAGTTGTTTTTTCCAGAGGGTTACCATGAAGGAAGAGTGGATGAAAGTATCACAG ATACTGGCACCAAGTTTTCACCACTGAACAGTGAACTACCGCACAGCCCTGTAGCTTTTTCGTCTCCTGTCACAACAAGTGCCCCCCGACCTGAAGTGGCTGTTAAAGCTGTATGGAGCCAAGCAAAGCAAGTCCAGGAATGTCCTCAGAGAGGAGCACAACTTGGCCTCTGTCCAAAATCTCTTGAATCAGTTGTTCTGTCTCTGCATACAGCAGCCAAACGCTCTAATTGCATGGGCACCCCAACATCATCTAACCACCATGATGGGATATCGGTGGATGTGGTTGCTTATGATGGTCAGTTAGATTCTTTTGTTACAACATCGAATGAATTTCCTGCTCAGAACATTTGTGAGAACCTAGCGTCACAAGAATTTTTAAACGATGAGCCTTATCCGGTTTTCTTGCCAAATATATCAGAGTCGGAAGCAGACTGCACTAACTCTTCCACGTGTGGAGTTACAAAACAGGAAGTAGACTTAACTTTTCCCCCCTGCTGTGTTTCTTCCCCATCCCAAAACAGTCTGGAAGTAGAAAACCATGTGCCGCTGGCAGCTCCTGATTCGGAAACACGAGAATTCCATTCAGAGGAATGCAGTGCTTCTTGCTCTATGTCTAATGGGCATTCAGGCCCAGAGTCTATGGGGGAAAGCATTTCAGAAAAACATCTTGATAATCCAGAGGAAGAAAAACTCGGTAGAAAAAATGCAAAAGGCTCATCTGCAGGAGACAGTGCTTTCTTTGATTTTCTATTAACACAGGGAAGTGAGTTCAACCCATCAATGAAAGTTCAAATTGTAGAACTAATTAAGAGTGAATTTGGTAAGAAGATGGCCAACTTTAATACCGAAATCTTCAAGACTGAAATGGAGAAGAGGCGTTTGGAAGCAGAAATTCGTAACTCCAAGGTGACATTGCAACagaaggaagaggaaaaactCAGACTGTTTGCTGAAATTGAGGATCTCCAGAGAAACATTGAGCAAGCAACGGAACAACATAAAGTGCTAGTTCAAAAATGTAGTAGGTTGAAAGAGGAATCCATCGCAGTAAAGCGTAAGATTTCTTCATGCGAGGATGTAGAGAGAGAACTTTGTGGTTCCCCTTCCAAATCAAGTAAGTAG